A genomic segment from Polyangium mundeleinium encodes:
- a CDS encoding lysylphosphatidylglycerol synthase transmembrane domain-containing protein translates to MSAADEPLPPAPTPGPSVAPERPQTPWRSRLAISLLCGVGLVWILLDGGLPIYPPDGAFDLLRPWTVVAYVASLAAVHWFRAARWRHLLRPLGRLSLREVVAVSWVGFGAILLSPLRSGEVVRPYLVTTRSSIRMWEATGSVGAERVIDGLALSTILFIGLRRATPLDPLPDHIGDLEVPVAAVPSAAMGALFLFCSAFVTMAVFFFARDFARRATQKVFGLVSAPLGERVADIVDRVAQGIRFLPSPRHLVPFLLETAAYWSINAAGVWLLAWGSGLSGITLAEACVTMGCLGIGILVPSGPGYFGAFQLATYMALAMFFPEDVLRGPGAAFVFVLYVSQVGFHLAALGLGMRLLRRAPETWPKAEALG, encoded by the coding sequence GTGTCCGCCGCGGACGAGCCTCTCCCGCCTGCACCTACGCCCGGTCCGAGCGTCGCCCCCGAACGCCCCCAAACCCCCTGGCGCAGCCGCCTCGCCATCTCCCTCCTCTGCGGCGTCGGCCTCGTCTGGATCCTCCTGGATGGCGGCCTCCCCATCTACCCGCCGGACGGCGCGTTCGACCTCCTCCGCCCCTGGACCGTCGTCGCCTACGTGGCCTCCCTCGCCGCCGTCCACTGGTTCCGCGCGGCGCGCTGGCGCCACCTGCTCCGACCCCTCGGCCGGCTCTCCCTCCGCGAGGTCGTCGCCGTCTCCTGGGTCGGCTTCGGCGCCATCCTCCTCTCGCCTCTCCGCAGCGGCGAGGTCGTCCGGCCTTACCTCGTCACCACCCGCAGCTCCATCCGCATGTGGGAAGCGACGGGCAGCGTCGGGGCCGAGCGTGTCATCGATGGCCTCGCGCTCAGCACCATCCTCTTCATCGGCCTCCGCCGCGCCACGCCGCTCGACCCCCTCCCCGATCACATCGGTGATCTCGAGGTCCCCGTCGCCGCCGTGCCCAGCGCCGCCATGGGCGCGCTTTTTCTCTTTTGCTCGGCCTTCGTCACGATGGCCGTCTTCTTTTTCGCCCGCGATTTCGCTCGCCGCGCGACCCAAAAGGTCTTTGGCCTCGTCTCCGCGCCGCTCGGCGAGCGCGTCGCCGACATCGTCGACCGTGTCGCGCAGGGCATCCGCTTCTTGCCCTCGCCGCGCCACCTCGTGCCTTTCCTCCTGGAGACGGCCGCGTACTGGAGCATCAATGCCGCGGGCGTCTGGCTCCTCGCGTGGGGGTCGGGGCTCTCGGGGATCACGCTGGCCGAGGCTTGTGTGACCATGGGCTGCCTCGGCATCGGGATCCTCGTCCCCTCGGGGCCCGGGTATTTCGGCGCGTTTCAGCTCGCCACGTACATGGCCCTCGCCATGTTCTTCCCCGAGGACGTGCTCCGGGGCCCCGGCGCCGCGTTCGTGTTCGTGCTGTATGTGTCCCAGGTGGGATTCCACCTCGCCGCGCTCGGGCTCGGGATGAGGCTCTTGCGGCGGGCGCCGGAAACCTGGCCCAAGGCCGAAGCTTTGGGGTAG
- a CDS encoding VOC family protein, protein MLKVDHIGLAARDARASAETLAAILGAAAPTVEGADDDMYRIDLDHGAFLLFNPATTVHPDHVAFRVDETRFAEVVKRLEARGMSFGNDPEDPRNGKTDDPLGGAGRVYFVDENGHLFEVTC, encoded by the coding sequence ATGCTCAAAGTCGATCACATCGGTCTGGCCGCTCGGGACGCGCGCGCGTCGGCCGAAACCCTCGCCGCGATCCTGGGAGCCGCCGCGCCGACGGTCGAAGGCGCCGACGACGACATGTATCGAATCGACCTCGACCACGGAGCCTTCCTGCTCTTCAACCCAGCCACGACCGTCCACCCGGACCACGTCGCCTTTCGCGTCGACGAAACAAGGTTCGCCGAGGTCGTGAAGCGGCTCGAAGCGCGCGGCATGTCTTTCGGCAACGATCCGGAGGATCCCCGCAATGGGAAGACGGACGACCCTCTCGGCGGCGCAGGCCGGGTGTACTTCGTGGACGAGAATGGGCACCTGTTCGAGGTGACCTGCTGA
- a CDS encoding glutathione S-transferase C-terminal domain-containing protein: MLTVYKFGPAFGLPDLGPFVIKVETWLRMAGLPYRSEIGDFRKAPKGKIPYAEDGDRRIPDSSQIIDYLIEKHGDRLNDGRFGPKERALGLALKSMFEADLYYIFVYLRWWRDEDFVHIRPAIAQSMMAGGVPRFAVSPLLSFAQRQTRSMLKAQGIGRHTREEVYAMGRSLVDAASELLGDKPYFLDDAPSTLDTTAYGMLAPLVFSPPENPVKARALEKANLVAFCERIRETYWANEPAA; encoded by the coding sequence ATGCTGACAGTCTACAAATTCGGCCCTGCGTTTGGTTTGCCCGACCTCGGCCCGTTCGTCATCAAGGTCGAGACGTGGCTGCGCATGGCGGGCCTGCCCTATCGCAGCGAAATCGGTGATTTCCGCAAGGCGCCGAAGGGAAAAATCCCCTACGCGGAGGACGGGGACCGGCGGATCCCCGATTCGAGCCAGATCATCGATTACCTCATCGAGAAGCACGGGGATCGATTGAACGACGGCCGGTTCGGCCCGAAGGAGCGGGCGCTCGGGCTTGCCCTCAAATCGATGTTCGAGGCCGATCTTTATTACATCTTCGTCTACTTGCGCTGGTGGCGCGACGAGGATTTCGTCCACATCCGCCCCGCGATCGCGCAGAGCATGATGGCCGGCGGGGTCCCGCGCTTCGCCGTGTCGCCGCTGCTCTCGTTCGCGCAGCGGCAGACGCGCAGCATGCTCAAGGCGCAGGGGATCGGGCGGCACACGCGCGAAGAGGTGTATGCCATGGGCCGCTCGCTCGTGGACGCGGCCTCCGAATTGCTCGGCGACAAACCGTATTTCCTCGACGACGCGCCCTCGACGCTCGACACGACGGCGTACGGGATGCTCGCGCCGCTTGTCTTTTCGCCCCCCGAGAACCCCGTGAAGGCCCGCGCGCTGGAGAAGGCGAACCTGGTCGCGTTCTGCGAGCGGATCCGCGAAACGTACTGGGCGAACGAGCCCGCGGCCTAG